One segment of Ipomoea triloba cultivar NCNSP0323 chromosome 12, ASM357664v1 DNA contains the following:
- the LOC115999214 gene encoding ankyrin repeat-containing protein ITN1-like has product MASPVQEGEIDLEKGLISPATSQNSLFEPSPAPSPSSATAPALVLSNSGKRIDQAGKKKYVKQVTGRHNDTELHLAAQKGDLAAVKQILDDIDSQMVGMLSGAEFDREVAEIRESVVNEVNELGETALFTAADKGHLEVVKELLKYSTKETLTKKNRSLFDPLHIAASQGHHAIVQVLLDHDPELSKTVGPSNATPLITAASRGHTAVVNELLVKDCTLVEIARSNGKNALHLAARQGHVEIVKALLEKDPQLARRTDKKGQTALQMAVKGVNVEVVKLLLNADAAIVMLPDKNGNTALHVATRKKRVLIVDELLRLPDMNVNALTRDHKTALDIVEDFPLSEESTLIKESLCRYGAVRANELNQPRDELRNTVTQIKKDIHIQLEQTKRTNKNVHGIAKELRKLHREGINNATNSVTVVAVLFATVAFAAIFTVPGGDDDYGMAVAVTYTSFQIFFIFNAVALFTSLAVVVVQITLVRGETKAERRVIEIINKLMWLASVCTSVAFMASSYIVVGRKFEWAAILVTVVGGSIMAGVLGTMTYYVVRSRRIRSTRKKEKHARSGSNSWLPSELSNSDIDRIYAI; this is encoded by the exons ATGGCTTCGCCTGTTCAAGAAG GTGAAATAGACTTAGAGAAAGGCTTGATTAGTCCAGCAACCAGCCAAAATTCTTTGTTTGAGCCATCGCCAGCCCCATCTCCATCCTCGGCAACAGCACCTGCTCTAGTGCTTTCAAATTCTGGTAAACGAATTGATCAAGCAGGGAAAAAGAAATATGTGAAACAAGTGACGGGCAGGCACAATGATACGGAGCTTCACTTGGCTGCTCAAAAAGGTGATCTTGCAGCGGTGAAGCAAATACTTGATGATATTGATTCTCAAATGGTTGGGATGCTGAGTGGAGCAGAATTTGACAGAGAGGTAGCAGAGATTAGGGAATCTGTCGTGAATGAGGTGAATGAATTAGGAGAGACAGCATTGTTTACAGCAGCTGATAAGGGGCATCTTGAAGTGGTAAAAGAATTGTTGAAGTACTCAACTAAGGAAACTCTCACTAAGAAGAACCGATCACTatttgatcctttgcatatagCTGCAAGTCAAGGACATCATG CCATCGTGCAAGTACTATTGGACCATGATCCTGAACTAAGTAAAACAGTTGGCCCTTCAAATGCTACCCCCCTTATAACGGCAGCATCAAGAGGACACACTGCTGTGGTCAATGAATTGCTTGTAAAGGATTGTACCTTGGTTGAAATTGCCAGATCCAATGGGAAGAATGCATTGCATTTAGCTGCCAGGCAAGGGCATGTGGAAATTGTCAAGGCCTTGCTTGAAAAAGATCCACAACTAGCAAGAAGGACAGACAAGAAAGGGCAGACAGCATTGCAAATGGCTGTGAAAGGGGTTAACGTTGAGGTGGTAAAATTGCTTCTTAATGCTGATGCAGCAATTGTTATGCTGCCAGACAAGAATGGAAATACAGCATTACATGTAGCCACCAGGAAAAAGCGTGTGCTG ATAGTCGATGAGTTACTGCGACTGCCTGACATGAATGTCAATGCACTGACCAGAGATCACAAAACAGCTCTTGACATTGTTGAAGATTTTCCCCTTTCTGAAGAATCCACATTGATAAAGGAGAGCCTTTGCCGTTATGGTGCCGTTAGGGCCAATGAGTTGAACCAACCAAGAGATGAGTTAAGGAACACCGttactcaaatcaagaaagatATCCATATCCAGCTGGAACAAACTAAGCGGACAAACAAAAATGTCCATGGAATTGCTAAAGAGCTCAGAAAACTTCATCGGGAAGGGATCAACAATGCCACAAATTCTGTGACCGTGGTAGCTGTGCTTTTTGCAACGGTTGCCTTTGCGGCTATTTTTACTGTGCCTGGTGGAGATGATGATTATGGGATGGCAGTGGCTGTGACCTACACTTCTTTCcaaattttcttcatcttcaatgcCGTTGCACTTTTCACCTCTCTTGCTGTTGTCGTAGTTCAGATTACATTGGTTAGAGGCGAGACAAAGGCTGAAAGGAGAGTGATAGAGATTATAAACAAGTTGATGTGGCTGGCTTCTGTGTGTACTTCAGTAGCATTCATGGCCTCGTCTTATATAGTGGTCGGGCGCAAATTTGAGTGGGCTGCTATCTTGGTTACGGTAGTAGGTGGCAGTATAATGGCCGGGGTTCTTGGAACCATGACATATTATGTCGTGAGGTCTAGGAGAATCAGGTCGACGAGGAAAAAAGAGAAGCACGCAAGGAGTGGCTCCAACTCATGGCTTCCCTCTGAGTTGTCTAACTCAGATATTGACAGGATTTATGCCATCTGA